The window GTTTTGGTAGGTCTTGGGCCAATCTGGACCATCGAGTTGATCATAGGGTTTCCCATACACTGCGTCCACTTTTAAAAACCCGCCCGGATTAAGCAATTTTCCCGCTAAATCATTACCCTCACGATCAAGATAACGAATTTGTTTACCTCGGAAAGGTGGAATAAGCATAGCGAAATCATATTTTATTTTATTTAGATTACCGTCTAAATCCTCTGTATGAATGTATTCCTGATCGACGCGGGTGACATGACTCCGTATTTGAGGTTGAATGTTATAGTCGGTATAGATGGCTTCGGCCATATCCTGCGAGGTGAATAAAACCGGCCCCATTTGGGTCTCGAATCCATCAATGCCAAAATCACCGAGCGCGGATTCATTGGATATCCATTTAAGATCCACTTGACCACGTAGACCGCGATCCACCAGATCATTATGAATTTGAGCAGTGAATTCAAAAGCCGCACCTTGGCAAGTACAACTTCCATGCCCAGTGCCAACGGCAATAGTGGCGCGACGACCTTTCTTTAGCTCCTCGACTAATTTCAAGTAACGTTGCGCGGTTTGATCGGCGTGATCTGGCGTACAAATAGAAAAAGTATATCCCTTTTCTGGGCCTAATCCGGGAGTAGCATCAAAGTTCAGGTATGGACCGGTTGCGTTGATTAAATAATCATAATTGATTTTGAGCGGTTCTTTACCAACGCCATCTCGTGGATCCACCATTACGTACTGATCATCGGGATGAATTTCGGTAGCTAATCCTTGAATAAACGTGATGCCCAGACGATCATAAACGGGTTTCAACTCGAACTGGGCTTTTTTGGCTTTCATTTTACCAATACCAACCCAGATTAACGATGGAATAAAAGTAAATACGTTTGTCGGATTCACAACAACAATTTCATGATTTCCCTTATCTTTAAGCGCGTCCTGCAAGACGATCGCCGCGTATTGTCCAGCGAATCCGGCACCTAAAATCACGGTCTTAGCCATGGCACTCTCTACTAGTGAATAAGAAATAATGAATGTTAAAACAATTCATCCAGCATTTCCGGCGCGGAAACCCCTGGCTTTAGCCATGGGGAGGAAAGGGGACGGTTTTCTCCGCCCCTCTGGA is drawn from Gammaproteobacteria bacterium and contains these coding sequences:
- a CDS encoding sulfide:quinone oxidoreductase, with the protein product MAKTVILGAGFAGQYAAIVLQDALKDKGNHEIVVVNPTNVFTFIPSLIWVGIGKMKAKKAQFELKPVYDRLGITFIQGLATEIHPDDQYVMVDPRDGVGKEPLKINYDYLINATGPYLNFDATPGLGPEKGYTFSICTPDHADQTAQRYLKLVEELKKGRRATIAVGTGHGSCTCQGAAFEFTAQIHNDLVDRGLRGQVDLKWISNESALGDFGIDGFETQMGPVLFTSQDMAEAIYTDYNIQPQIRSHVTRVDQEYIHTEDLDGNLNKIKYDFAMLIPPFRGKQIRYLDREGNDLAGKLLNPGGFLKVDAVYGKPYDQLDGPDWPKTYQNQTYKNIFAAGIAFAPPGTMSKPMTTPSGAPVTPAIPRTGYTSELTGKAAALNIAEMIQGREPCHTASMAETAGMCVASLKDSVTRGAACTIGIYPIVRNRQRYPESNGRDMNASTLDMGLAGAWIKKGLHHAFLYKLSAKPMWKYMP